One Agelaius phoeniceus isolate bAgePho1 chromosome 6, bAgePho1.hap1, whole genome shotgun sequence DNA window includes the following coding sequences:
- the RPL27A gene encoding large ribosomal subunit protein uL15, with translation MVFKDVVFISALLWMFNKVTKFPNIAKFCSKLRFPRREQTRSSADCGRGPARARPLTAPPAPPGAPASAKPREISAPPHAPLPALARAAPFLSLAHAGKMPSRLRKTRKLRGHVSHGHGRVGKHRKHPGGRGNAGGLHHHRINFDKYHPGYFGKVGMRHYHLKRNQKFCPTVNLDKLWTLVSEQTRLNYAKNEAGLAPVIDVVRSGYYKVLGKGKLPKQPVIVKAKFFSRRAEEKIKEVGGACVLVA, from the exons ATGGTGTTTAAGGACGTAGTGTTCATTTCCGCACTATTATGGATGTTTAATAAAGTGACCAAATTTCCAAATATTGCTAAATTCTGTTCAAAGCTCCGATTTCCGCGCCGGGAGCAGACGCGGAGCAGCGCGGACTGTgggcggggcccggcccgggcccggcccctcacagctccacccgccccgcccggcgctCCCGCCTCAGCGAAGCCTCGCGAGATCTCGGCCCCGCCCCACGCTCCTTTGCCCGCTCTCGCGAGAGCCGCGCCCTTTCTCTCCCTCGCGCACGCCGGCAAGATG CCTTCCCGGCTCAGGAAGACGCGGAAGCTGAGAGGACACGTCAGCCACGGCCACGGCCGCGTGG GCAAACACAGGAAGCATCCTGGAGGACGTGGTAATGCTGGTGGTTTGCACCATCACAGGATTAACTTTGATAAATA TCACCCCGGTTACTTTGGGAAGGTGGGCATGAGGCACTATCACTTGAAGAGGAACCAGAAGTTCTGTCCCACTGTGAACCTGGACAAGCTGTGGACGCTGGTCAGCGAGCAGACCAGGCTCAACTACGCCAAGAACGAGGCCGGCCTGGCCCCGGTCATCGACGTCGTGCGCTCG gGCTACTACAAAGTGCTGGGCAAGGGGAAgctgcccaagcagcctgtcaTTGTGAAAGCCAAGTTCTTCAGTAGAAGAGCAGAGGAGAAGATCAAAGAAGTTGGTGGTGCCTGTGTGCTTGTGGCATAa